The following are encoded in a window of Conger conger chromosome 19, fConCon1.1, whole genome shotgun sequence genomic DNA:
- the LOC133118817 gene encoding galanin receptor 2a — MQEPHSVFGLIFACTCGVVLGVGFCANLLAFSLFAQRGRLRRSRLDVLLLSMALADSLTLLLVPFTLHSAVSFSWPLGNTSCKVYQVLLALSLGASTYSLCAVSAARAMVVTNPYRPPSRDVLLAMFAAAWASSFFISVPLRIFASEEAGHAPGLSFCLPTVQEHHYQVVLTQFVLYYLLPMLVIAVNYSRLGLVLRRAPVLSLAGLRNTRRASLTVFLASATFSACWLPGYVLELCVYLGLYRHGHAWETFYFICTLLQHLHPCLNPLLYVLLARRHRTPCLPRCPRARVHPQISSVAPSF, encoded by the coding sequence ATGCAGGAGCCGCACAGCGTGTTCGGGCTGATCTTCGCCTGCACGTGCGGGGTGGTGCTGGGCGTGGGTTTCTGTGCCAACCTGCTGGCGTTCTCGCTGTTCGCGCAGCgggggaggctgaggaggagCCGTCTGGACGTGCTGCTGCTGAGCATGGCGCTGGCGGACTCCCTCACCCTGCTGCTGGTGCCCTTCACCCTGCACTCGGCCGTCAGCTTCTCCTGGCCGCTGGGCAACACCTCCTGCAAGGTGTACCAGGTGCTGCTGGCCCTGTCGCTGGGCGCCAGCACGTACTCTCTGTGTGCCGTGTCCGCGGCCCGGGCCATGGTGGTGACCAACCCGTACCGCCCGCCGTCCCGGGACGTCCTGCTGGCCATGTTCGCGGCGGCCTGGGCCTCCAGCTTCTTCATCAGCGTGCCGCTGCGGATCTTCGCCAGCGAGGAGGCGGGCCACGCCCCGGGCCTGTCCTTCTGCCTGCCCACCGTGCAGGAGCACCACTACCAGGTGGTGCTGACCCAGTTTGTGCTGTACTACCTGCTGCCCATGCTGGTGATCGCCGTCAACTACTCGCGCCTGGGCCTGGTGCTGCGCCGGGCGCCCGTCCTGTCCCTCGCCGGCCTGAGGAACACCCGCCGCGCCTCCCTCACCGTGTTCCTGGCCTCCGCCACCTTCTCGGCCTGCTGGCTGCCGGGCTACGTGCTGGAGCTGTGCGTGTACCTGGGCCTTTACCGCCACGGCCACGCCTGGGAGACCTTCTacttcatctgcaccctgctGCAGCACCTGCACCCCTGCCTCAACCCGCTGCTCTACGTCCTGCTCGCCCGCCGCCACCGCACCCCCTGCCTGCCCCGCTGCCCCAGGGCCCGCGTGCACCCCCAAATCAGCAGCGTGGCCCCCAGCTTCTGA
- the LOC133119320 gene encoding parathyroid hormone-related protein-like codes for MLCFRRLLQQWSLALFLLCSPVPHYGRPIDALSGRMKRSVTHAQLMHDKGRTLQDFKRRMWLQELLDEVHTAVRELPERSSSVGGGVSAGVPVGTAGGGATGGGGGVSSGGSTLYPKPAGSTKNYPPGFRVEEEGTNLPQETHKSLTYKDQPLKAVTKKKKKGRSGKRRENDKKRRRTRSLAGGAWEPGSGGLRPEWWPYLEALH; via the exons ATGCTGTGCTTCAGGAGGCTGCTTCAGCAGTGGAGCTTGGCGCTCTTCTTGTTGTGCTCTCCAGTGCCCCACTACGGGAGGCCCATCGATGCACTGAGCGGCCGGAT gaagCGGTCGGTGACGCACGCGCAGCTGATGCACGATAAGGGCCGCACGCTGCAGGACTTTAAGAGGCGGATGTGGCTTCAGGAGCTCCTGGACGAGGTGCACACGGCGGTCCGCGAGCTTCCGGAACGTTCCAGCTCCGTCGGGGGCGGGGTCAGCGCGGGCGTCCCCGTGGGAACGGCCGGGGGCGGAGCCACGGGCGGCGGTGGCGGAGTCAGCAGCGGGGGGAGCACCCTGTACCCCAAACCTGCCGGCAGCACCAAGAACTACCCTCCCGGCTTcagagtggaggaggagggcacCAACCTGCCCCAGGAGACGCACAAGTCCCTCACCTACAAGGACCAGCCCCTGAAGGCCGtcaccaagaagaagaagaaagggagGTCCGGTAAACGGCGGGAGAACGacaagaagaggaggaggacgcGCTCGCTCGCGGGCGGGGCCTGGGAGCCCGGCAGCGGGGGACTCCGCCCAGAATGGTGGCCATACCTGGAGGCCCTGCACTAA